In the Rhodoferax fermentans genome, ATGTGGCAGAAGGTCACTATCTGGCAATGGTTCGTCGATTTGAGGAGTTTTCTGGAACTGGCCTCACTGGAGCTAGAAATTTTGATGTTCGGACGCGCGAGTTTTCACAGATTCTCAAGAATGTACTTGATTTTGATCCGCTGTTCGGTTTTGGATTTACTCTAGCAAGTGCGTTTGGTTATACCTCGTTCCAGTATCACGGCGGATCTGCGGATAATGGTTATTCAAACTTACTTGGCGTAACAGGATTTGTAGGTTTGGGCATATTTTTGATGGTCATTACGACTTGGTTTATTGTAAATATCAGGCTTCAAGCATTGAAGGTTGAGGAGTTTTCAAAGGTCAATTTTGTTTTCATCATATTTATGCTTGGGGCGTTCATGAACGGTGCGAGTATGAGTTATATGCATACATATGTTTTGTTTATGACGTATGATCTTTTAGCGTATTCGTTTTATATGCATAAAAGCAAGATTAATTCGACTTTATCCTTTAATGCAAATTCTTCGAATTTTGCTTGAAAACTACGCGCAGATTAAATATATATATATGCTTATTTCAGTCATAACTGCTACTTTTAATTCAAAGGAATTTATACATATCCTTGCAAATAGTTTGCAGTCTCAGTCGGATCATGATTTTGAATGGGTGGTTGCTGATGGGGGGTCTTCAGATGGAACCATTGAAGTGCTCAAAGATTACCCACAATTGAACATACAGATAGTTCAAAGGAGTGACTTTGGCATCTATGACGCAATTAACGGCGCGATCAAGAAGTGCAAGGGTATGTACTATGTGGTGGCCGGATCAGATGACTACTTCTATCCTGATGCAATTGCAAACTTCAAGCGGGAAATCTCTTCTAGTCATGCGGATATGGTGACCTCACGCCTCAAATTTTGTGGCGTAGAGCGGGGCGTCTTGGGCGGCAATCCTGCTGTCAATCGCCAGTTTGCGTTTGTATCTGGTCATGCTGTCTCTACTGCTTTCCGCACTGCATTGCATGAGAAGTTTGGTTATTACTCCAACAAGTTTCCCATTGCTGCAGATCAAGACTTTATTCTTAAGGTGGCTCATTCGGGTGCCTCCATTCACCGCGCAGACTTTGTTTCTGGTTCTTTTGAACCGGGTGGTGTTAGTGGTCGTGATTTTCTTGGCACTCTTACAGAGAGCTTCAGAATACAAGTGAAGTATCACAACAAGTTTCAGCAAATGGTTTTGTTTTTTTATAAAGTTCTTCGGTATTACCGAACTTGGAGATAAATTGAAAAAACACCTAAAAGTTGGGGTTTTTAGAACCACTTATCCTTTGCCGTCTGAGGTTTTTATTACAGAGCAGGTTAAAGCTCTGAATGGCTTTGAGCCTTTGTTTGTTTGCCGTGATTATTTTGGTAAAGCCGAAGGTTCAAAGGTCGTCTATCTTCACGAAAAGTTCTCAAAGTGGTGGTGGACATTTACTCGCTCTGCTTCCATTTTTGATTTATCTCAACTGAAGTCTTTGTCCTTGTTGCATGTTCACTTTGGTCCAGACGCGGTGATGGCCATGCCGTTGGCTAAGAAGCTGAATGTACCTATGCTGGCTACATTTCACGGCATGGATATCACACGCAATAAGTTGGATTTATTAACCAGCAAACGCCCCACCGACTTGCATTACGCAATTCATCTAAACGCATTAAAGCGGCATGGTTCTGGGTTTATTGCGGTTTCAGATTTTGTAAAAAATCTTCTGCTGAAAGCAGGTTTTTCCAAAGACAAGATTCGCCGCATCTATATCGGGGTTGACACTTCTCGTTTCTGCCCAGTACCAAAAATTTCGCATCAGCGTTACATTCTTTCTGTAGGCAGACACACGCCTGTGAAGGGACTTGTAACCTTGTTAAAAGCTTGGGGACGTATTGAAAAGCAGTACCCAGATGTGAAGTTGCTGCAGATTGGCTCTGGGCCACAAACTGCCGAACTTGTCCAACTTATTGGCGAATTGGCAATTGCGGGACGGGTCGAACTGTTGGGTAGAAAATCTTCAGAAGAAGTGCGCTCCTATATGCAACAAGCAGATATCTTTGCACTACCGAGTCAGACAGCACCCAATGGTGCCTCAGAGGCACTTGGCATAGTATTTAATGAAGCATCAGCCTGTGGCATACCCATTGTGTCGACCTTGCATGGCGGTATACCTGAAGCCGTGTTGGATGGCGAAACTGGCTTGCTTGTACCAGAAGGTGATGACGTTGCGCTGGCACGTGCACTGGTAACTCTGTTGAGTAACGCAGATCTTCGTGCGCAGATGGGCAAACGTGGCCGCGAGTTTGTTTTGGAATCATTTGATATTGCGAAACAAACCAAGATATTGGAATCGTTTTATGGCGATGTCATCACAAAACATACGGCGTCAGCCGGTAGGCAATCAGCATGAGTTGCTCACCCTCTGTCTGCTTGCAGGGGCTGGCGCTTTCCTTGTCGCTTGTTGCCACAGGCTGTTTGGGTTCGGACCTGAAGATCGCCGTTTTCCTCCCTTCTGCGTTGGCTTCCTCCTCACTGCCGTCATGTGATGTAAATGCTGTGCAAGCCTGCAAGACCACGCTGGCTGACGCTATTCAAGTCATCAAAACTTCGCAGTGGCAGAACGCACTTGTTGGCCGCTATTCAAAAGTACGGTTGGACATTGCGCCTGGTGTCTACCGCTTGAGTACAGCACTGGATTTGCAGTGGGGTAAAGGACCAACTCATGGCATTCCGCTAGAAATCCAGGGCTCCGCCCGGAGCACGGTCATTAGCGGTGCAACCCCCCTTGATAACTGGGCCGCTGCCACTGTGGGCAATACCCCTGCTCGCGTGCCCGAATCCATACGTAGCAGGTTGAAAGTCGCAGATATTTCTGCACTCGATTTGCCGCTTCAAATCATTCCACATGCTTGGGGTTATGGTCTACCTATCCGACCAGTGTTAACGGAACTGTTCGTGTCTGGCTCGGCTCAGCCGCTCGCAGGATGGCCCAACGCAGGATATGGCAAGCTGGCTCGCCCTGGCGGTTTGGCTCCTGAAGACAAAAAGACATTTTCAATCGAAGGACGAAACGTTAGCGACTGGTTGGCTGAACCTAGCCTGCAGATTCATGCGTTCTGGGGCAACAACTGGTCAGCACAAAGTTACCTGGTTTCTTCCAAAGACCCGAGCACCAATACCTTGACTTTGCTCGGCAATGGATCGCCGTATGGCATTTTGTCAGGCCAACGCGCTCGTGTTGAAAATGCCTTGGTCGAACTGGACTCACCCGGCGAATGGTATGTGGATCGAGGCGCGGCCAAGTTGTTTTATTTGCCGGGTAGCAGCTTCACAGGGAAGGACACCGAACTCTCTATTGCCGCGCAGCTTTTGAACATCAGAGACTCAGAGCAGGTTACTGTGAAAGGCCTGATTTTTGAAAAAACCACTGGTGATGCGGTGCATGTATCGAGGAGCAGCGGCATTGTTTTTGCCGACCTTGTTATACGGCTCACGGGAAACCGAGGACTAGTGATAGCTGATTCAGCTGACTCCGGCATTCGCAACAGCTTGATTGAAGACAACGGCGAAGGTGGCGTCTATTTGTCTGGTGGCAACCGCACTACATTGCGTGCGGCCGGCAATTTTGTCGACGCCTGCATCATCCGGCGTTACAGCCGTTTGGTGAAGACGTATCGCTACGCCGTAGAGTTCGATGGCGTTGGGCAGCGCGTCAAGGGCAGCACCATTTCTGATGCACCTCATGCAGCCATCTTCTTCAAAGGCAATGACCATGTCATCTCAAACAATGAGATATTCAACGTGGTTCGAGAAACTGGCGACTCGGGCGCGATCTATGTAGGCAGGGACTACACGGTGCAAGGCACTGTCATAGAAAACAACTTCTTGCATGACATCACAGCGCAGTCCAAAGAGTTGGACGTCAAAGGTGTTTATGTTGATGACCAGGCGTCTGGCATCACGATTCGAGGGAACATCTTTGCTCGCGTGCAACAACCTGTCTTTTTGGGTGGCGGTCGAGATAACGTTGTTGAGAAGAATCTATTCTTCCAAAGCTCACCAGCCTTGCATCTGGACGCTAGGGGGCTTACCTCTCAGCGTCCAGCTACCTTAGATCCAAATGGAACACTGCAACGTGGTCTTGATGCAGTACCTTACCGAGATTCTGTCTACAAAATGCGCTTCCCCAATCTGGCCAAAATACGCGAAGATGATTTAGGCGCTCCTAAATATAACGTGTTTCGAAACAACACCATTATTGAAGGTCAAATGGCAAATGTGCTAGTGAGTGCTCGCTCAGGTATAGAAATATTAAACAATAAAGAGGTAGGTGTTAGTATTTTTGAGAAAAGTATGCCGGATTATTTGCGAGTTACTCGCGAAGATTTTCGAACTAAAGAATATTGAATATCAATTTCAAGGTGATTTTCTCTCCTTCATTCAGAATTCAAGATGAAAAAAGTCGTTTTATTCCAATATCGGTTACTTCACTACCGAACCAAGCTATTTGAGTTATTGCGCAGTGCATGTGCATCAAGGGGGGTGCAGCTTGAACTGGTACATGGGCAAGCTTCTCGCCGAGAGTCGGTCAAAAAGGACGAGGGTTCGCTCCCTTGGGCACAGAAGGTAACCAACATCTTTTGGGAGGTTGGGTCGCGTGACTTGGTGTGGCAACCCTTCCCCTCAAAGCTCAAAGATGCCGATCTGGTCGTCGTGATGCAAGAAAACCGCATCTTGTCCAACTACCCGCTGCTTATTAGCCGCTTGTGGTCTGCGCGCAAAGTGGCTTACTGGGGACATGGCAAAAACTTTCAGAGTGATGCGCCCACCGGTCTGCGTGAGCAGTGGAAGAACTTTTTGCTGCGGCGTGTGGACTGGTGGTTTGCCTATACCGGCATGACGGTCGACATTCTGACCAAGGCGGGTTATCCCGCGGCCCAGATCACTTGCCTGGACAACGCCATTGATACAAGCAGTTTCAAGGCTGATTTGGCGTCGTGGTCAGCAGACGACGTGTTGGCGGCCAAAAGCCAGCTGGGTATAGACGCTGATGCGGCTGTGGGGGTGTTTTGCGGTTCGTTGTACCCAGACAAGAAGCTGGACTTGTTGGTGGCCTCGGCGGATGTGATTCGCCAGCACATGCCCAATTTTGCTTTGGTGGTCATTGGTGATGGCCCGTCCATGCCAGAGATGAAGGCCGCCGCCGCTACCCGGCCGTGGATGCATTTGCTGGGGGTGCGCAAGGGGCGCGAAAAGGCCTTGTATTTCCGCATGGGTGACGTGATGCTGAACCCCGGCTTGGTGGGTTTGCACATCGTGGATGCTTTTTGTGCGGGCATGGTGATGATGACCACGCGTACAGCACGGCATTCACCTGAGGTGGCTTACCTGCGTGATGGCGAAAACGGTGTGTACAGCGACGACACGCCGCAAGCCTATGGCCAGGCTGTGCTGGATGTGATTCAAAACACGGGCCGTTTGGCACGCATGAAAGCCAGCGCCTTGGCCGACAGCGAGCACTACACGCTGGAGAACATGGTGCAACGGTTTGCCGATGGCATTGAGGCAGCTGTCCATGGCTAGGTTAGGGCACAAGGTGTTGAGCGCCTTTATTGATGCGGTGGATTGGTCCACGGCGCTGTCTCGCATCGGCACCTGGGCGGCCCAGAACCAGAGCCGTTATGTCTGCATCTGCAACGCCCATTCGGTGGTCACGGCGGGGCAAGACCCGGCTTTTGGCACGGTGGTGGCGCAGGCGGACATGGCCACGCCAGACGGTGCGCCAGTGGCCTGGATGATGCGCAAGCTGGGTTTTCCGAACCAGCAGCGTATCAACGGGCCAGACCTGATGTGGAAATACTGCGCCCAGGCGGCGCAGCGCAACGAGTCAATCTACCTGTACGGCGGTGCTGAAGACACGCTCACCATTCTGCAAGCCAGGTTGGCACAGGCTTTTCCAACGCTGCGGGTGGCGGGGGCGTATTCGCCACCGTTCAGGCCATTGACGGTGGCCGAAGACGCAGCGGTGGTGGAGCGTATCAACGCATCGGGCGCGGGCACGGTGTGGGTCAGCCTGGGCTGCCCCAAGCAAGAGTTGTGGATGGCGGCGCACCGGGGGCGCATCAACGCGGTGATGGTGGGGGTGGGGGCGGCGTTTGACTACCACGCAGGCACCATCCAGCGTGCGCCGCTGTGGATGCAACACGCAGGTTTGGAGTGGCTGCACCGCCTGGTGTCTGAGCCTCGCCGTTTGTGGAAGCGTTATTTGGTGACCAACACGCTGTTTGTTGCAGGTGCGGTGCGCCAGCTGCTGACACGCCGCCGTGTTGTGTAGCCGCTGTTTTGCTATTGATAGAGCAGCTATAAGCCCTTTATGTATAAGGGCTAGAGGCACATTTTGTATTTAAAACTGTGTGTATATGTAGGGGGTTAAACAGATGAAGATCACCGTGATTGGCACTGGTTATGTGGGTTTGGTGTCGGGCGCATGCCTGGCCGACATTGGCAACGATGTGTTGTGCCTGGATCTGGACCCGGCCAAGATCCAGATTCTGGAGGAGGGCGGTATCCCCATTTTTGAGCCCGGCCTGCAAGACCTGGTGCGCCGCAATGTGGCCGCTGGCCGCCTGCACTTCACCACCGACGTGGTGCGCGCCGCGCACTTTGGCACCGTGCAGTTCATCGCGGTGGGCACACCGCCCGATGAAGATGGCTCGGCCGACATGAAATATGTGATTGCCGCCGCCCGCAACATTGGCAAACACATGACCGATTACAAGGTGGTGGTAGACAAGAGCACGGTGCCGGTGGGCACCGCAGACCGGGTGAAGGCGGCCATTGCCCAAGAGCTGGCCCAGCGCGGGGCAAACATTCCGTTCAGCGTGGTGAGCAACCCCGAGTTTTTGAAAGAGGGCGCGGCCATTGAAGATTTCATGCGGCCAGACCGCATTGTGGTGGGCTGTGATGACGAGCAGGCCGCCCACAACATGCGTGCTTTGTACGCACCCCTGCAGCGCAACCACGACCGCATGATCGTGATGGACATCCGCAGTGCCGAGCTGACCAAATACGCCGCCAACGCCATGCTGGCCACCCGCATCAGTTTCATGAACGAGCTGGCCAACCTGGCCGAGAAGCTGGGTGCCGACATTGAACATGTGCGTCGGGGCATTGGCTCAGACCCGCGCATTGGCTACGACTTTTTGTACGCCGGGGCGGGTTACGGTGGCTCGTGTTTTCCGAAAGACGTGCAGGCCTTGGTCAAGACCGCGCAAGACGACGCGGGCATGTGCCTGAAGGTGTTGACCGCCGTCGAAGCCGCCAACGACGCACAAAAGCGTGTGCTGGGCCAGAAGGTGCTGGCACGTTTTGGGGCCGATTTGTCCGGCAAACACTTTGCGCTGTGGGGTCTGGCCTTCAAGGCCAACACCGACGACATGCGTAAAGCCACCAGCCGCGAGGTGATAGCCGACCTGCTGGCCGCAGGCGCCACCGTCACCGCCTACGACCCGGTGGCCATGGCCGAGGCCAAACACTGTTTCCCCAATGAGCCGCGCCTGACTTATGCCGACAGCCAGAGCGCTGCGCTGGACGGTGCCGACGCGTTGATCATCGTCACCGAGTGGCGCGAGTTCCGCAGCCCAGACTTTGACACCATCAAAGCCAAGCTCAAAACCCCGGTGATCTTCGACGGCCGCAACCTGTACGACCCGGCCCAGGTGCGGGGTATGGGCTTTGAGTATTTGGCCATTGGGCGATAGGGCACGGGGCAGATGCCTGGCAGGCCTGCCCGTTGCTGGAGTGCACCGCAGTTGTTGTGCGGTATTGCTATTTGGATGATAGCTGCAGGCCCTTTATAAATAAGGGCTATCTGCCAATTTGAACCGCTTTCCTACGTTGGCATGGTTTGCCGTGGGCCAGCGCCGGGCCTTAGTCCAAACGAACTAATTTGAGGGGCTGGGGCGGGCTCTAAAATCAAGGGACACCAATCACCACATTTTTCTGTGGGCCTGAGCGGGTGGTTCAAAAACAAGAAGCGCGTCGCCATACTGTGAAAAATAGATTTCGTTGGGTCATTGCCGCCTTGCTGTTGATGGGCTTTGTCTGGGCTTCTGCCGCGACCTTGAGCTACGGCTTCAACTTGGGTTCGGATTCGGCGGGTGGTTCTGGCGGCGGTTTCCAGATGCCAGCCAGCCCGGCTGCGGCGGTGCGCGCTATCAGGAACGCGCTTCTGGATGGGTATGACAACAAGGTGACCAGCTCCAATCAGAGTCTGTTGTTGTCCAGTCCGTCTTACACGCCGATCAAGGTGGCGATTGACACCAATCCCATGGTTGGCAGAGACATCAGTTTTAACGACTGGGCAGAAACGACTGAGCCCTCGCTGATTTCAGCCGCTGCCCAGCCGACTTACGCGCTG is a window encoding:
- a CDS encoding WecB/TagA/CpsF family glycosyltransferase — its product is MARLGHKVLSAFIDAVDWSTALSRIGTWAAQNQSRYVCICNAHSVVTAGQDPAFGTVVAQADMATPDGAPVAWMMRKLGFPNQQRINGPDLMWKYCAQAAQRNESIYLYGGAEDTLTILQARLAQAFPTLRVAGAYSPPFRPLTVAEDAAVVERINASGAGTVWVSLGCPKQELWMAAHRGRINAVMVGVGAAFDYHAGTIQRAPLWMQHAGLEWLHRLVSEPRRLWKRYLVTNTLFVAGAVRQLLTRRRVV
- a CDS encoding glycosyltransferase gives rise to the protein MKKHLKVGVFRTTYPLPSEVFITEQVKALNGFEPLFVCRDYFGKAEGSKVVYLHEKFSKWWWTFTRSASIFDLSQLKSLSLLHVHFGPDAVMAMPLAKKLNVPMLATFHGMDITRNKLDLLTSKRPTDLHYAIHLNALKRHGSGFIAVSDFVKNLLLKAGFSKDKIRRIYIGVDTSRFCPVPKISHQRYILSVGRHTPVKGLVTLLKAWGRIEKQYPDVKLLQIGSGPQTAELVQLIGELAIAGRVELLGRKSSEEVRSYMQQADIFALPSQTAPNGASEALGIVFNEASACGIPIVSTLHGGIPEAVLDGETGLLVPEGDDVALARALVTLLSNADLRAQMGKRGREFVLESFDIAKQTKILESFYGDVITKHTASAGRQSA
- a CDS encoding UDP-glucose dehydrogenase family protein; this translates as MKITVIGTGYVGLVSGACLADIGNDVLCLDLDPAKIQILEEGGIPIFEPGLQDLVRRNVAAGRLHFTTDVVRAAHFGTVQFIAVGTPPDEDGSADMKYVIAAARNIGKHMTDYKVVVDKSTVPVGTADRVKAAIAQELAQRGANIPFSVVSNPEFLKEGAAIEDFMRPDRIVVGCDDEQAAHNMRALYAPLQRNHDRMIVMDIRSAELTKYAANAMLATRISFMNELANLAEKLGADIEHVRRGIGSDPRIGYDFLYAGAGYGGSCFPKDVQALVKTAQDDAGMCLKVLTAVEAANDAQKRVLGQKVLARFGADLSGKHFALWGLAFKANTDDMRKATSREVIADLLAAGATVTAYDPVAMAEAKHCFPNEPRLTYADSQSAALDGADALIIVTEWREFRSPDFDTIKAKLKTPVIFDGRNLYDPAQVRGMGFEYLAIGR
- a CDS encoding glycosyltransferase family 4 protein, giving the protein MWQPFPSKLKDADLVVVMQENRILSNYPLLISRLWSARKVAYWGHGKNFQSDAPTGLREQWKNFLLRRVDWWFAYTGMTVDILTKAGYPAAQITCLDNAIDTSSFKADLASWSADDVLAAKSQLGIDADAAVGVFCGSLYPDKKLDLLVASADVIRQHMPNFALVVIGDGPSMPEMKAAAATRPWMHLLGVRKGREKALYFRMGDVMLNPGLVGLHIVDAFCAGMVMMTTRTARHSPEVAYLRDGENGVYSDDTPQAYGQAVLDVIQNTGRLARMKASALADSEHYTLENMVQRFADGIEAAVHG
- a CDS encoding right-handed parallel beta-helix repeat-containing protein gives rise to the protein MSCSPSVCLQGLALSLSLVATGCLGSDLKIAVFLPSALASSSLPSCDVNAVQACKTTLADAIQVIKTSQWQNALVGRYSKVRLDIAPGVYRLSTALDLQWGKGPTHGIPLEIQGSARSTVISGATPLDNWAAATVGNTPARVPESIRSRLKVADISALDLPLQIIPHAWGYGLPIRPVLTELFVSGSAQPLAGWPNAGYGKLARPGGLAPEDKKTFSIEGRNVSDWLAEPSLQIHAFWGNNWSAQSYLVSSKDPSTNTLTLLGNGSPYGILSGQRARVENALVELDSPGEWYVDRGAAKLFYLPGSSFTGKDTELSIAAQLLNIRDSEQVTVKGLIFEKTTGDAVHVSRSSGIVFADLVIRLTGNRGLVIADSADSGIRNSLIEDNGEGGVYLSGGNRTTLRAAGNFVDACIIRRYSRLVKTYRYAVEFDGVGQRVKGSTISDAPHAAIFFKGNDHVISNNEIFNVVRETGDSGAIYVGRDYTVQGTVIENNFLHDITAQSKELDVKGVYVDDQASGITIRGNIFARVQQPVFLGGGRDNVVEKNLFFQSSPALHLDARGLTSQRPATLDPNGTLQRGLDAVPYRDSVYKMRFPNLAKIREDDLGAPKYNVFRNNTIIEGQMANVLVSARSGIEILNNKEVGVSIFEKSMPDYLRVTREDFRTKEY
- a CDS encoding glycosyltransferase — its product is MQILRILLENYAQIKYIYMLISVITATFNSKEFIHILANSLQSQSDHDFEWVVADGGSSDGTIEVLKDYPQLNIQIVQRSDFGIYDAINGAIKKCKGMYYVVAGSDDYFYPDAIANFKREISSSHADMVTSRLKFCGVERGVLGGNPAVNRQFAFVSGHAVSTAFRTALHEKFGYYSNKFPIAADQDFILKVAHSGASIHRADFVSGSFEPGGVSGRDFLGTLTESFRIQVKYHNKFQQMVLFFYKVLRYYRTWR
- a CDS encoding PEP-CTERM sorting domain-containing protein, yielding MKNRFRWVIAALLLMGFVWASAATLSYGFNLGSDSAGGSGGGFQMPASPAAAVRAIRNALLDGYDNKVTSSNQSLLLSSPSYTPIKVAIDTNPMVGRDISFNDWAETTEPSLISAAAQPTYALLPTQFVAIGGSAPPGNSLGISDPTVVIDPTIPTPVPEPETWAMLLAGLLVMVFVSRRRAPR